In Vibrio atlanticus, the following proteins share a genomic window:
- a CDS encoding carbon starvation protein A, producing MMWFLTCVAALIGGYFIYGAFIEKIFGVNEKRQTPAHTKQDGVDYVPMSTPKVYLVQLLNIAGVGPIFGPIMGALYGPAAMLWIVLGCIFAGAVHDYFSGMLSIRNGGASVPTITGRYLGNGAKHFMNIFAIVLLLLVGVVFVSAPAGMITNLVNDQTDFVMSTSTMVVIIFAYYIIATIVPVDKIIGRFYPLFGALLIFMSVGLITAIGLSDEHQIMGGFEMKDMFTNMNPNDLPLWPALFITIACGAISGFHATQSPLMARCMENEKNGRFVFYGAMIGEGIIALIWCALALSFFGSVESLSDAIANGGPGNVVYSASFGLLGVFGGILAFLGVVILPITSGDTAFRSSRLILAEYFNMEQKTLRNRLLMALPLFVIGGILTQVDFGIIWRYFGFANQSTAVMMLWTASAYLLRHNKLHWVTTVPAVFMTSVCITFILNNSQLGFGLPMQLSTIIGVVSAFGIAAYVIKISKGKGDIDLADDESEKEAKPVTKTA from the coding sequence ATGATGTGGTTTCTTACCTGTGTTGCAGCACTCATTGGTGGCTACTTTATTTACGGTGCCTTTATCGAAAAGATTTTCGGTGTCAATGAAAAGCGTCAAACACCCGCTCACACCAAGCAAGACGGCGTGGACTACGTTCCAATGTCAACACCAAAGGTTTACCTAGTTCAGCTGCTTAACATTGCAGGTGTAGGTCCAATCTTCGGCCCTATCATGGGTGCCCTTTACGGCCCAGCAGCAATGCTTTGGATCGTGCTAGGTTGTATCTTCGCAGGTGCCGTACACGACTACTTCTCAGGTATGTTATCTATCCGCAATGGTGGCGCTTCGGTTCCAACCATCACTGGACGTTACCTAGGCAATGGCGCAAAACACTTTATGAACATCTTTGCCATTGTTCTACTGCTTCTTGTTGGTGTGGTATTCGTATCAGCTCCTGCTGGCATGATCACTAACCTAGTCAACGACCAAACTGATTTCGTAATGTCTACGAGCACCATGGTTGTCATCATCTTTGCTTACTACATCATCGCAACGATTGTCCCTGTCGATAAAATCATTGGTCGCTTCTACCCACTGTTCGGTGCACTACTTATCTTTATGTCTGTAGGCCTAATCACTGCGATTGGTCTTTCTGACGAGCACCAAATCATGGGTGGCTTCGAGATGAAAGACATGTTCACCAACATGAACCCGAATGACCTACCACTTTGGCCTGCTCTATTCATCACTATCGCATGTGGTGCTATTTCTGGCTTCCACGCAACTCAGTCTCCTTTGATGGCGCGTTGTATGGAAAACGAGAAGAACGGTCGCTTCGTATTCTACGGTGCAATGATTGGTGAAGGCATCATCGCTCTAATCTGGTGTGCACTTGCTCTATCATTTTTCGGTTCTGTTGAGTCTTTGTCTGACGCGATTGCAAACGGCGGCCCAGGTAACGTGGTATACAGCGCTTCATTTGGCCTACTGGGTGTATTTGGCGGTATCCTTGCTTTCCTTGGCGTGGTTATCCTACCTATCACTTCAGGTGACACTGCGTTCCGTTCAAGCCGTCTTATCCTTGCTGAATACTTCAACATGGAACAGAAAACACTGCGTAACCGCCTACTGATGGCTCTACCACTGTTCGTTATCGGTGGTATCCTGACTCAAGTAGATTTCGGTATCATCTGGCGTTACTTCGGTTTTGCTAACCAATCAACAGCAGTAATGATGCTATGGACAGCTTCGGCTTACCTACTTCGTCACAATAAACTGCACTGGGTAACAACGGTTCCAGCTGTGTTCATGACATCTGTGTGTATCACATTCATCCTGAACAACAGTCAGCTAGGCTTCGGTCTGCCAATGCAACTTTCAACCATCATCGGCGTGGTGAGTGCATTCGGAATTGCAGCTTACGTTATCAAAATTTCAAAAGGCAAAGGCGATATCGACCTTGCTGATGACGAATCAGAAAAGGAAGCAAAGCCCGTAACAAAAACAGCTTAG
- a CDS encoding DUF2799 domain-containing protein, which produces MKKIIALFAVAFSLAGCSANVQDLAAEGNWQEIGYRDGIKGHTQRSYSDMAELGGVDQASYTEGYHLGVTEYCNPNHAYQIGLSGQVYEGVCSGTEDAQRFRMEWQRGWDEFSNDY; this is translated from the coding sequence ATGAAAAAAATAATCGCACTATTCGCCGTGGCATTTAGCCTTGCAGGATGCAGCGCCAATGTTCAAGATTTAGCAGCCGAAGGCAATTGGCAAGAGATTGGCTATCGTGATGGTATCAAAGGCCACACTCAGCGTTCTTATTCAGATATGGCCGAGCTTGGCGGAGTCGATCAAGCTAGCTATACAGAAGGTTACCATTTAGGTGTGACGGAATATTGTAATCCAAACCATGCTTATCAGATTGGTTTATCTGGTCAGGTGTATGAAGGCGTGTGTTCTGGTACGGAAGACGCTCAACGTTTCCGTATGGAATGGCAACGTGGCTGGGATGAGTTCTCAAACGACTATTAA
- the murQ gene encoding N-acetylmuramic acid 6-phosphate etherase → MSNDALISALSHLVSEGRNPDTMDIDLLTSLEVVEKINQQDKQVPLAIEAELPQIAKAVDKIAHAFQNGGRLIYMGAGTSGRLGVLDASECPPTFGVSDKMVIGLIAGGPEAILKAKEGSEDSLTLGIEDLKAIQFSENDVVVGIAASGRTPYVIGALNYANQLGAVTVALSCNPDSPIAEIAQIAISPVVGPEALTGSTRLKSGTAQKLVLNMLTTASMIRIGKSYQNLMVDVKATNEKLVARAARIVIQATECDKALAVSTLKTTNYDVKLSILIILTGLDLELAKAQLEQQNGFLRKAVENNQ, encoded by the coding sequence ATGAGTAACGACGCTCTCATATCAGCGCTCTCGCACCTCGTTTCGGAGGGGAGAAACCCTGATACTATGGATATTGATCTGCTCACCTCTCTCGAAGTGGTTGAAAAGATTAACCAACAAGACAAACAAGTGCCTCTGGCGATTGAAGCGGAACTGCCGCAGATCGCGAAAGCGGTTGATAAAATTGCTCATGCCTTTCAAAACGGTGGTCGACTGATTTATATGGGCGCAGGCACCAGTGGTAGATTGGGTGTGTTAGACGCATCAGAATGCCCACCGACTTTCGGTGTTTCAGACAAAATGGTTATCGGCCTAATTGCAGGTGGACCAGAGGCGATTTTAAAAGCCAAAGAAGGCTCAGAAGACTCGCTGACTCTCGGTATTGAAGATCTGAAAGCGATTCAATTTTCAGAAAATGATGTCGTGGTGGGTATAGCTGCCAGTGGTCGCACACCTTACGTAATTGGTGCACTCAATTATGCCAACCAGCTTGGCGCGGTGACGGTTGCGCTGTCTTGTAACCCTGATTCTCCAATTGCTGAAATCGCTCAAATCGCAATTAGCCCGGTGGTTGGCCCAGAAGCATTGACTGGTTCAACACGACTCAAATCAGGTACAGCACAAAAGCTGGTGCTAAATATGCTAACGACTGCCAGCATGATTCGTATCGGTAAGAGCTACCAAAATCTGATGGTCGACGTAAAAGCGACCAATGAAAAGTTGGTTGCCCGCGCTGCTCGTATCGTTATCCAAGCAACTGAGTGCGACAAAGCACTGGCAGTATCGACACTTAAAACGACTAATTACGATGTGAAGTTATCGATTCTGATAATTCTAACAGGCCTAGATTTAGAATTGGCCAAGGCGCAGCTTGAGCAACAAAATGGCTTCTTGAGAAAGGCCGTCGAGAATAATCAGTAA
- a CDS encoding anhydro-N-acetylmuramic acid kinase translates to MDRKELYIGVMSGTSMDGVDTALVSIEDSRITLLAHDEFPMPDDLKARLLEVCIGQKTDLIAIGELDHQLGHLFADAVLQLLDKSGMPASSVTAIGNHGQTVFHQPTGNSPFTMQLGDANIIAAKTQIQTVADFRRKDMALGGQGAPLVPAFHHTIFHPQDSSVVVLNIGGISNISVLRPNHPTLGYDTGPGNMLMDAWVDKHTGEKFDRDAQFALKGQLNQALLEQLLNESYLSQMPPKSTGRELFNLPWLEQQLTEFKDLAAEDVQRTLCEYTALTIANEVEAYRLGNQPALYVCGGGTRNPLLMKRLSELLPSWEVESTTSKGVDADYMEAMAFAWLAQRHVHQLPSNLPEVTGASRAASLGVLYRAD, encoded by the coding sequence ATGGATCGTAAAGAACTGTATATCGGTGTGATGTCGGGGACGAGTATGGACGGTGTTGATACGGCCTTGGTTTCGATTGAAGATTCGCGCATCACATTGCTCGCTCATGATGAGTTCCCAATGCCTGATGATCTCAAAGCGCGTCTGCTTGAAGTTTGTATTGGTCAGAAAACGGATTTGATTGCCATTGGCGAACTAGACCACCAGCTTGGTCATCTATTTGCTGATGCGGTTTTGCAACTTCTCGACAAGTCAGGTATGCCTGCATCTTCTGTGACTGCGATTGGTAACCATGGCCAAACAGTATTCCACCAGCCAACCGGTAATTCGCCATTTACCATGCAGTTAGGTGACGCCAATATCATTGCCGCTAAAACACAGATTCAAACGGTTGCTGACTTCAGACGCAAAGACATGGCGCTTGGCGGACAAGGTGCGCCATTAGTACCAGCGTTTCACCATACGATTTTTCACCCGCAAGACAGCTCAGTTGTGGTGTTGAATATTGGTGGTATCTCGAACATTTCAGTACTGCGCCCTAATCATCCTACGCTTGGCTATGATACAGGTCCGGGCAATATGTTGATGGACGCTTGGGTAGATAAACACACGGGTGAGAAGTTTGACCGTGATGCGCAGTTCGCACTTAAAGGCCAACTAAACCAAGCCTTACTCGAACAGCTATTGAACGAATCTTATCTATCTCAAATGCCACCAAAAAGTACTGGTAGAGAACTGTTCAACCTACCTTGGCTAGAGCAACAATTAACAGAATTTAAAGACCTTGCAGCAGAAGATGTTCAGCGCACACTTTGTGAATACACCGCATTGACGATAGCCAATGAAGTTGAGGCTTATCGCTTGGGTAACCAACCTGCGCTGTACGTATGTGGCGGCGGGACGAGAAATCCATTGTTGATGAAGAGACTGTCTGAACTACTTCCTAGCTGGGAGGTTGAGTCGACCACCAGTAAAGGCGTTGATGCCGATTATATGGAAGCCATGGCCTTTGCGTGGCTTGCTCAACGTCATGTTCATCAACTGCCAAGCAATTTACCAGAAGTGACTGGCGCAAGCAGAGCGGCCTCTCTAGGCGTTCTATATCGTGCAGATTAA
- the nagZ gene encoding beta-N-acetylhexosaminidase has product MGPLWVDVAGYELTDEDREILEHPTVGGLILFARNYHDSKQLSALNKEIRKVAKRPILIGVDQEGGRVQRFRDGFSIIPAAQEFATKNDGEQLAEQAGWLMAAELIAHDIDLSFAPVLDKGHDCKAIGSRAFGEDIDTIVRHSSAFIKGMKSVGMATTGKHFPGHGGVIADSHLETPYDPRDDIFETDMAIFKAQIEAGILDAMMPAHVVFSHYDDQPASGSLYWLQKVLKQQLGFKGLVFSDDLTMEGAAIMGGPADRAKAALNAGCDMVLMCNKRDAQIEALDHLAIQEVPLANSLLKKHSFDLSTLHSDSRWKEASEQIKRMLNAG; this is encoded by the coding sequence ATGGGACCGTTGTGGGTAGATGTCGCGGGCTACGAACTGACAGATGAAGACAGAGAAATTTTAGAGCACCCAACCGTTGGTGGTCTCATCTTATTCGCTCGAAACTACCACGATAGCAAACAGCTTTCGGCGTTAAATAAAGAGATCCGCAAGGTAGCGAAACGTCCTATTTTGATTGGCGTTGACCAAGAAGGCGGCCGAGTTCAGCGCTTTCGCGATGGTTTTTCAATTATCCCTGCAGCTCAAGAATTTGCGACTAAGAACGATGGTGAGCAGTTAGCAGAACAAGCCGGCTGGTTGATGGCGGCGGAATTGATTGCCCATGATATCGATCTGAGCTTTGCGCCAGTATTAGACAAAGGCCACGACTGTAAAGCGATTGGTAGCCGAGCGTTTGGTGAAGATATTGATACCATTGTTCGTCACAGCAGCGCTTTCATCAAAGGCATGAAGTCGGTTGGTATGGCGACAACAGGCAAGCACTTTCCTGGACACGGTGGTGTGATTGCTGACTCTCACTTAGAAACGCCTTACGATCCTAGAGATGATATCTTTGAAACCGACATGGCAATTTTCAAGGCGCAAATTGAAGCTGGAATATTAGATGCGATGATGCCTGCGCACGTGGTTTTTTCGCACTATGATGATCAGCCAGCGAGCGGTTCACTGTATTGGCTGCAGAAAGTATTGAAGCAGCAGCTTGGATTCAAAGGCTTAGTTTTTTCTGACGACTTAACGATGGAAGGCGCGGCCATTATGGGCGGACCAGCAGACAGAGCGAAAGCAGCTTTGAATGCTGGCTGTGACATGGTGCTGATGTGTAATAAGCGAGATGCACAAATTGAGGCTCTTGATCATTTAGCGATTCAAGAGGTGCCTTTAGCCAACTCATTGCTTAAAAAGCACAGCTTTGATTTATCGACGCTTCACTCGGATAGTCGATGGAAAGAGGCCTCAGAGCAAATTAAGCGAATGTTAAACGCTGGGTGA
- a CDS encoding 3-deoxy-7-phosphoheptulonate synthase, with the protein MQKSELSNVNIIDEQVLITPEELKAKLPLSDNARRFIQESRQTIANIIHKKDHRMLVVCGPCSIHDIEAAKEYAKRLKALSEQLSDQLYIVMRVYFEKPRTTVGWKGLINDPHLDGTFDIEHGLHVGRELLVELAEMEIPLATEALDPISPQYLADTFSWAAIGARTTESQTHREMASGLSMPIGFKNGTDGNLGTAINAMQAASSSHRFMGISREGQVALLTTQGNPNGHVILRGGKQTNYDSVSVHECEQELGKSGLEAALMVDCSHANSRKDFRRQPLVAEDVIHQIREGNKSIIGLMIESHINEGNQSSDIPLNEMKYGVSITDACINWDSTEALLKHAHTELVPFLENRLKG; encoded by the coding sequence ATGCAGAAAAGTGAATTAAGCAATGTCAATATCATCGACGAACAGGTACTGATTACTCCTGAGGAGTTAAAAGCAAAACTGCCTTTGAGTGATAATGCTCGTCGTTTCATTCAAGAGTCTCGTCAAACTATAGCAAACATTATTCATAAGAAAGATCATCGCATGCTTGTAGTATGTGGCCCATGTTCTATCCATGATATTGAAGCGGCGAAAGAGTACGCGAAACGCTTAAAAGCTTTATCTGAGCAGCTTAGCGATCAACTGTATATTGTAATGCGTGTTTACTTTGAGAAGCCTCGTACCACTGTTGGTTGGAAAGGCTTGATCAATGACCCACATCTAGACGGCACTTTCGATATTGAGCATGGTTTACATGTTGGTCGTGAGTTACTTGTTGAACTTGCTGAGATGGAAATCCCACTAGCGACGGAAGCGCTAGATCCAATCAGTCCGCAATACCTAGCAGATACATTCAGCTGGGCAGCAATCGGCGCTCGTACGACTGAATCACAAACTCACCGTGAAATGGCGAGTGGTCTTTCAATGCCAATCGGCTTTAAAAATGGTACGGATGGCAATCTAGGTACTGCAATCAATGCAATGCAGGCGGCTTCTTCTAGCCACCGTTTCATGGGTATCAGTCGTGAAGGTCAAGTCGCACTACTCACGACGCAAGGTAACCCAAATGGTCACGTAATTTTACGTGGCGGTAAGCAGACGAACTACGATTCAGTATCGGTACACGAATGTGAGCAAGAGCTGGGCAAGTCTGGCTTAGAGGCGGCACTAATGGTCGACTGTAGTCATGCGAACTCTCGTAAAGATTTCCGTCGTCAACCGCTGGTGGCTGAAGATGTCATCCATCAGATTCGTGAAGGTAATAAGTCGATTATCGGCCTGATGATTGAGAGCCATATTAACGAAGGAAACCAATCTTCAGATATACCTCTCAATGAGATGAAATACGGTGTATCTATTACCGACGCGTGTATCAATTGGGATTCAACTGAGGCACTATTGAAACATGCACATACGGAATTAGTCCCGTTCTTAGAGAACCGCTTGAAAGGTTAG
- the tyrA gene encoding bifunctional chorismate mutase/prephenate dehydrogenase: MAVELNELRDQIDAVDKQMLDLLAQRLALVKKVGEVKSEHGLPIYVPEREAAMLASRRQEAEKIGVPPQLIEDILRRTMRESYASEKDSGFKCLNPDLRSVVIVGGNGQLGGLFGRMFKLSGYEVKILGSQDWDKADEILDNAGLVVVTVPIHLTEGVIAKLGNLPSDCILCDLTSIKSKPLQAMLDMHQGPVVGLHPMFGPDVPSLAKQVIVYSDGRSSESYQWLLNQFGIWGASLCQMDAAEHDHGMTLIQALRHFTSFAYGLHLSKENPNIDQLLKLSSPIYRLEIAMVGRLFAQDPNLYGDIILSSDENIEMIRRFHSRFGEALEILDGKDKAKFVDSFNQVSDWFGDYSQQFLQESQSLLKQAHDSIHRG; encoded by the coding sequence ATGGCCGTTGAACTGAACGAATTACGCGACCAAATCGATGCTGTCGATAAACAAATGTTGGATTTACTGGCTCAACGACTGGCTCTAGTAAAGAAAGTCGGCGAAGTGAAAAGTGAACATGGTTTACCTATTTATGTACCGGAACGTGAAGCCGCGATGTTGGCATCTCGTCGTCAAGAAGCCGAGAAAATAGGGGTTCCGCCACAGTTAATCGAAGATATTTTGCGTCGTACGATGCGTGAGTCTTATGCCAGTGAAAAAGATTCTGGTTTTAAGTGCCTTAACCCAGATTTGCGTTCAGTGGTTATCGTTGGTGGTAATGGTCAACTAGGTGGTCTGTTTGGCCGTATGTTCAAGCTTTCTGGCTACGAAGTGAAAATCCTTGGCAGTCAAGATTGGGACAAAGCCGATGAGATCTTAGATAATGCCGGTCTTGTGGTTGTAACGGTTCCAATTCACCTGACAGAAGGTGTGATTGCGAAGTTGGGTAACCTACCAAGCGATTGTATTCTTTGTGATTTGACGTCGATAAAATCAAAGCCTCTACAAGCTATGTTAGACATGCACCAAGGCCCTGTGGTTGGATTACACCCAATGTTTGGTCCTGATGTTCCAAGCCTTGCGAAACAAGTGATTGTTTACAGTGATGGGCGTAGTTCTGAAAGCTATCAATGGTTGCTGAATCAATTTGGTATTTGGGGCGCGAGCCTTTGCCAGATGGATGCTGCGGAACACGATCACGGCATGACTCTGATTCAAGCTCTTCGTCACTTCACTTCTTTTGCTTACGGCTTACACCTAAGTAAAGAGAACCCGAACATTGATCAGCTTCTGAAGTTAAGCTCGCCAATCTACCGACTTGAGATTGCGATGGTTGGTCGTCTGTTTGCTCAAGACCCGAACTTGTACGGTGATATCATTCTTTCTTCAGACGAGAACATTGAGATGATTCGACGTTTCCATAGTCGTTTCGGTGAAGCATTGGAAATCTTGGATGGGAAAGATAAAGCTAAATTCGTTGATAGCTTTAATCAAGTTAGTGATTGGTTTGGCGACTACTCGCAGCAGTTCTTGCAAGAGAGCCAAAGTCTTCTAAAACAAGCACATGATTCGATTCATCGTGGTTAA
- a CDS encoding M23 family metallopeptidase, producing MSKKVSITIPLTQGDQTFYFGRKAVLLCTTAIFSVPLLIGGAAYMHFEGKQELALQADDAQQLIETLIVEKEQTDFLYAEQVETNHSLSQALTEKEGTIQLLGKRVFDVESVLGLTDEEPLTDDVSLEDRIDAAAVDSAVRATMFRLIPNDSPMAYQRISSSYGRRSNPITGKRHVHTGIDLTCKRGEDIVAPADGVIETVRPSKKGFGNFITMRHSFGFMSSYAHLQKFKVRSGQFVSKGDVIASCGNSGNSTGPHLHYEVRFLGRSLNPQYLMDWTPENFNYVFEKEKKVKWGPLVQLIDNVVRLQINLTNVPYISSTIDTVSSEDSKKPITTN from the coding sequence AATTTTTTCAGTGCCTCTATTGATTGGCGGAGCTGCATACATGCACTTTGAGGGTAAACAAGAACTCGCCCTCCAAGCCGATGATGCACAACAATTGATTGAAACACTGATTGTTGAAAAAGAACAAACCGACTTTCTTTACGCTGAGCAGGTAGAAACCAATCACTCACTGTCTCAAGCATTAACCGAGAAAGAAGGCACTATTCAGTTACTTGGTAAGCGTGTATTTGATGTGGAATCAGTGCTTGGCCTGACCGATGAAGAGCCGCTGACTGATGACGTCTCTTTAGAAGACCGAATTGATGCAGCTGCAGTAGATTCGGCAGTCAGAGCCACAATGTTTCGTTTAATTCCAAATGACAGCCCTATGGCTTATCAACGCATATCATCCTCTTATGGTCGTCGCTCTAACCCTATAACAGGTAAACGCCACGTTCATACTGGTATCGACCTAACGTGTAAGCGTGGTGAAGATATAGTAGCGCCAGCAGATGGCGTAATTGAAACCGTGCGCCCAAGTAAGAAGGGCTTCGGTAACTTTATAACGATGCGTCACTCATTCGGTTTCATGAGCTCTTATGCGCACCTACAGAAGTTCAAAGTACGTAGCGGTCAATTTGTGAGTAAAGGCGATGTGATTGCGAGCTGTGGTAACTCAGGCAACTCAACCGGCCCACACTTGCATTATGAGGTACGCTTCCTTGGTCGCTCACTGAACCCTCAATACTTGATGGATTGGACACCTGAGAACTTCAACTACGTGTTCGAGAAAGAGAAAAAGGTTAAGTGGGGTCCATTGGTTCAGCTGATTGATAATGTGGTTCGCTTGCAGATCAACCTAACGAACGTGCCTTACATTAGCTCGACCATAGACACCGTATCGAGTGAAGATAGCAAAAAACCTATCACGACTAACTAG